A section of the Sandaracinaceae bacterium genome encodes:
- a CDS encoding vWA domain-containing protein: MGALFWALLAIGCDCSGPHNAGGPCAGPRPPDTCDVPCSAEMPCEGAYYCADQGVCTADCDPLRPAEGCPRGLCQEDGRCVSLSRPDADVDATGICADVRVQARRVTPNVILIVDQSGSMTADFAGGRDRWDALRDSLMDEPDGLVYSLQSSVRFGLALYSAEADGNSSDPVPGMCPLVEWVGPALDNHGALQAVYGPADPIDETPTGASIDSVLDFLAMSPDPSADPTIFILATDGEPDTCAQPNPQEGQPEALAAAERAYRMGIRTFIISVGEGTISERHLQDMANAGLGRGAGDADAEFWEAGDDAGLRTALTDIVAGELSCVVTLEGRIQNLDDACAGTVRLNGTALSCDDPDGWRVLDESHIELQGEACTRLQSGPGATLEASFPCDVILI; encoded by the coding sequence ATGGGTGCGCTCTTCTGGGCGCTCCTCGCGATTGGCTGCGACTGCAGCGGCCCGCACAACGCGGGCGGCCCGTGCGCGGGGCCGCGGCCGCCGGACACCTGTGACGTGCCGTGCAGCGCGGAGATGCCCTGCGAGGGCGCCTACTACTGCGCGGACCAGGGCGTCTGTACGGCGGACTGCGATCCGCTGAGGCCGGCCGAGGGCTGCCCGCGTGGCCTCTGCCAGGAAGACGGCCGCTGCGTCTCGCTCAGCCGCCCGGACGCCGACGTCGACGCCACCGGCATCTGCGCCGACGTGCGCGTGCAGGCGCGGCGCGTGACGCCGAACGTGATCCTCATCGTCGATCAGTCCGGGAGCATGACGGCGGACTTCGCGGGCGGGCGCGACCGCTGGGACGCGCTGCGCGACTCGCTGATGGACGAGCCGGACGGGCTCGTCTACTCGCTGCAGTCCTCGGTGCGCTTCGGGTTGGCCCTCTACAGCGCCGAGGCGGACGGGAACTCGAGCGACCCGGTGCCGGGCATGTGCCCGCTCGTCGAGTGGGTCGGCCCTGCGCTCGACAACCACGGCGCGCTCCAGGCCGTCTACGGCCCGGCGGATCCCATCGACGAGACGCCGACCGGCGCGAGCATCGACTCGGTGCTCGATTTCCTCGCGATGTCGCCCGATCCGAGCGCCGACCCGACCATCTTCATCCTCGCCACCGACGGCGAGCCCGACACCTGCGCGCAGCCCAACCCTCAGGAGGGCCAGCCCGAGGCGCTCGCGGCGGCGGAGCGCGCCTATCGCATGGGCATCCGCACCTTCATCATCAGCGTCGGTGAGGGCACGATCAGCGAGCGTCATCTCCAGGACATGGCCAACGCAGGTCTCGGCCGCGGCGCGGGCGACGCCGACGCGGAGTTCTGGGAGGCGGGTGACGACGCCGGCCTACGCACCGCGCTCACCGACATCGTCGCGGGCGAGCTGAGCTGCGTGGTCACGCTCGAGGGCCGCATCCAGAACCTCGACGACGCGTGCGCGGGCACGGTGCGCCTGAACGGCACCGCGCTGAGCTGCGACGACCCCGACGGCTGGCGTGTGCTCGACGAGAGCCACATCGAGCTCCAGGGCGAGGCCTGCACGAGATTGCAGAGCGGCCCGGGCGCCACCCTCGAGGCTTCGTTCCCCTGCGACGTGATCCTGATCTGA
- a CDS encoding aminotransferase class V-fold PLP-dependent enzyme — protein sequence MSRDDEVDRPRLWLSAERMRALGYRVVDALVERWAGLADAPIPSPPDRAALRAKLSEPLPREGRAPEDVIARALDDVLAEAAPTGHPRFFGFIPAPSNFIAVLADALVAGFNPFGGNWVEAPGPHELERVTIGWIAAACGFPEQAAGLFVSGGSMANLTALTAAREERGIEVDRARIYTSDQTHGSVAKALRVIGFPEAALVVVPTGDDFAMRLDALDEAIARDLARGDAPFAVVATAATTSTGAVDPLDAIADRCAEHGIWMHVDGAYGAAGMFSAGTRARLTGLGRADSLSLDPHKWLFTPYECACVLVRDGDVLTRAFARHADYLTDVSTDEPDFQDMGIQLTRSFRALKVWMTFQVFGADAIDAAIDAGVSRAEHMASRIEAMPGWSLAAPASMGIVAFRCDDLDDAAHAALVHRLVDTHEAMVSSTVLRGRRHLRACTLNPRTTDADVERTLALLDRLARG from the coding sequence GTGAGCCGTGACGACGAAGTGGATCGACCGCGACTGTGGCTCTCCGCGGAGCGGATGCGCGCGCTCGGCTACCGGGTGGTCGACGCGCTCGTCGAGCGCTGGGCGGGGCTGGCCGACGCGCCGATCCCGTCGCCGCCCGATCGCGCGGCGCTGCGGGCGAAGCTGTCGGAGCCGCTCCCCCGAGAAGGGCGCGCCCCCGAGGACGTGATCGCGCGCGCGCTGGATGACGTGCTCGCGGAGGCAGCGCCGACCGGGCACCCGCGCTTCTTCGGCTTCATCCCCGCGCCCAGCAACTTCATCGCGGTGCTCGCCGACGCGCTGGTGGCCGGCTTCAACCCCTTCGGCGGCAACTGGGTCGAGGCGCCGGGCCCGCACGAGCTGGAGCGGGTCACGATCGGCTGGATCGCCGCGGCCTGCGGCTTCCCCGAGCAGGCCGCGGGCCTCTTCGTCAGCGGCGGCTCGATGGCGAACCTCACCGCGCTCACCGCGGCGCGGGAGGAGCGCGGGATCGAGGTCGACCGCGCGCGGATCTACACCTCCGACCAGACGCACGGCTCCGTGGCCAAGGCGCTGCGCGTGATCGGCTTCCCGGAGGCGGCGCTCGTCGTCGTGCCCACGGGCGACGACTTCGCGATGCGCCTCGACGCGCTCGACGAGGCCATCGCGCGCGACCTGGCACGAGGCGACGCGCCCTTCGCCGTCGTCGCGACCGCGGCCACCACGAGCACGGGGGCCGTCGACCCGCTCGACGCCATCGCGGATCGCTGCGCCGAGCACGGGATCTGGATGCACGTCGACGGCGCCTACGGCGCGGCGGGCATGTTCTCGGCCGGCACGCGCGCGCGGCTCACGGGGCTCGGGCGCGCCGACTCGCTCTCGCTCGATCCGCACAAGTGGCTCTTCACGCCGTACGAGTGCGCCTGCGTGCTCGTGCGGGACGGCGACGTCCTGACCCGCGCGTTCGCGCGCCACGCGGACTACCTCACCGATGTCAGCACCGACGAGCCCGACTTCCAGGACATGGGGATCCAGCTCACGCGCTCGTTCCGGGCCCTGAAGGTGTGGATGACCTTCCAGGTGTTCGGCGCCGACGCGATCGACGCCGCCATCGACGCGGGGGTGAGCCGGGCCGAGCACATGGCCTCGCGCATCGAGGCGATGCCTGGCTGGTCCCTCGCGGCGCCCGCCTCGATGGGGATCGTCGCCTTCCGGTGCGACGACCTCGACGACGCGGCTCACGCGGCGCTCGTGCACCGCCTGGTCGACACACACGAGGCGATGGTCAGCTCCACCGTGCTCCGCGGCCGCCGACACCTCCGCGCCTGCACGCTCAACCCACGCACCACCGACGCCGACGTCGAGCGCACCCTCGCCCTGCTCGACCGCCTCGCGCGGGGATGA
- a CDS encoding YaeQ family protein, giving the protein MALTSTIHRFQIQLSDVDRGVYESLDLRVAQHPSESAQRMLARVLAYALRHEEGIDFGRGLSTVEEPALWVKDLRGEVTAWIDVGFPAATRLHRASKTGARVFVYVYAPKGAAPWIAEMAKATIHRKDEIEAWSLPAELLEPLEARLDRNVSWSVTVSDGRLYVQHGDETFEGTPERLAL; this is encoded by the coding sequence GTGGCGCTCACCTCGACGATCCATCGATTCCAGATCCAGCTCTCCGACGTCGACCGCGGCGTCTACGAGTCGCTCGACCTGCGGGTCGCGCAGCATCCCTCCGAGAGCGCGCAGCGCATGCTGGCGCGGGTCCTGGCGTACGCGCTCCGACACGAGGAGGGCATCGACTTCGGGCGCGGGCTCTCCACGGTGGAGGAGCCCGCGCTCTGGGTGAAGGACCTCCGGGGGGAGGTCACGGCGTGGATCGACGTCGGCTTCCCCGCCGCGACGCGGCTCCACCGCGCGTCGAAGACCGGGGCGCGCGTCTTCGTCTACGTCTACGCGCCCAAGGGTGCCGCGCCGTGGATCGCCGAGATGGCCAAGGCGACGATTCACCGCAAGGACGAGATCGAGGCCTGGTCGCTGCCCGCGGAGCTGCTCGAGCCGCTCGAGGCTCGCCTGGATCGCAACGTGAGCTGGAGCGTGACCGTCTCGGATGGACGCCTCTACGTGCAGCACGGCGACGAGACGTTCGAGGGCACCCCCGAGCGCCTCGCCCTCTGA
- a CDS encoding M12 family metallopeptidase produces MQYRAWTMIGSLCLGMACGEPVDGPAGPELSTLQAFPGERGVVERGVYDVMGRPAVIAYERYDDALVYQGDMHLAAERLRALPTEEGLRTDALAALEDRWLWPDGVVVFTIDPALPDPGRVHDAMAHWESETPIRFRERTTEEGYVTFTTGDGCSADLGHRGAQQFVYLAPACDAGVVVHEIGHTLGFWHEQSRSDRDAHVVVHWDRIDEGYHFAFQTYEEQGYGGQDVGAYDTRSVMHYHSLAFSTDGEPTITRRDGSLIEDQSTLSPGDIAGVERLYACDAPFRDICDTLFEDDIVWLVDRGITRGCSETEFCPDRAISRAQMAAFLARALELPDGPDAFDDDDGNPLEREIDALAHAGITGGCGERRFCPNALVSRAAMATFVANAFELPPGPDAFDDDGGVHEPAIDSVAAAGITNGCGPRRYCPSTPVSRAQMAAFLRRALTR; encoded by the coding sequence ATGCAGTACCGCGCGTGGACGATGATCGGCTCACTCTGTCTCGGCATGGCTTGCGGAGAGCCCGTCGACGGACCCGCGGGCCCCGAGCTCTCCACACTGCAGGCGTTCCCCGGCGAGCGCGGCGTGGTGGAGCGCGGCGTGTACGACGTGATGGGGCGGCCGGCCGTGATCGCCTACGAGCGCTACGACGACGCTCTCGTGTATCAGGGTGACATGCACCTCGCGGCCGAGCGGCTGCGCGCGCTCCCGACGGAAGAGGGCCTGCGCACGGACGCGCTGGCCGCGCTCGAGGACCGGTGGCTCTGGCCCGACGGAGTGGTCGTCTTCACGATCGATCCCGCGCTCCCCGACCCCGGGCGCGTGCACGACGCGATGGCGCACTGGGAATCCGAGACGCCGATCCGGTTCCGCGAGCGGACGACCGAGGAGGGTTACGTCACCTTCACCACGGGCGACGGATGCTCGGCCGATCTCGGTCACCGCGGGGCGCAGCAGTTCGTCTATCTGGCGCCCGCCTGCGACGCGGGGGTCGTGGTGCACGAGATCGGGCACACGCTCGGCTTCTGGCACGAGCAGTCGCGGAGCGATCGAGACGCGCACGTCGTCGTGCACTGGGACCGCATCGACGAGGGCTACCACTTCGCGTTCCAGACGTACGAAGAGCAGGGCTACGGCGGCCAGGACGTCGGCGCCTACGACACGCGCTCGGTCATGCACTACCACTCGCTCGCGTTCTCCACCGACGGGGAGCCGACGATCACCCGCCGCGACGGCAGCCTCATCGAGGACCAGAGCACGCTCAGCCCGGGCGACATCGCGGGCGTCGAGCGCCTCTACGCCTGCGACGCGCCCTTCCGGGACATCTGCGACACGCTCTTCGAGGACGACATCGTCTGGCTCGTCGATCGAGGCATCACGCGGGGCTGCAGCGAGACCGAGTTCTGTCCCGACCGCGCGATCAGCCGGGCGCAGATGGCGGCGTTCCTCGCCCGCGCGCTGGAGCTGCCGGACGGCCCCGACGCGTTCGACGACGACGACGGCAACCCGCTCGAGCGCGAGATCGACGCGCTCGCCCACGCGGGCATCACGGGCGGGTGTGGCGAGCGGCGCTTCTGCCCCAACGCGCTCGTCAGCCGCGCGGCCATGGCGACCTTCGTGGCCAACGCCTTCGAGCTCCCGCCCGGCCCCGACGCGTTCGACGACGACGGCGGCGTGCACGAGCCGGCCATCGATTCGGTCGCGGCGGCCGGGATCACCAACGGGTGCGGGCCGCGCCGCTATTGCCCGAGCACGCCCGTCAGCCGCGCGCAGATGGCAGCGTTCCTCCGCCGCGCCCTCACGCGCTGA
- a CDS encoding SMI1/KNR4 family protein, whose product MSWLVLGFKGAPPKRDFGELSLGQTRLIRVDRSDPSISAHVDPAWAVTELLVVAPGDESPAWERRLAKELALALAESVSGQAREVELTASPTCLEADRPSRRRAASTLDAAGFAAWLGTVCEDRRVIDQDLVDAIRHHCGLLPAASLVVATARTKPHDLQALEETVRERFGRDLPADYLTFLREVGALRIEVIEDGDRSPLGPVLLPAKAVTNHLYRGSWLTDRTDGDFMPFFRFGDDEYFAFDFADAEPNIVVALCDGEIEHRAASFSEWLAAWREASLIPELAAKRSARSSLTSAAGLERWWTRNRGWVRQMYDGHDPG is encoded by the coding sequence ATGAGTTGGCTCGTCCTCGGCTTCAAGGGCGCACCGCCGAAGCGCGACTTCGGTGAGCTGTCGCTCGGCCAGACGCGGTTGATCCGCGTCGATCGCTCGGACCCGTCGATCTCCGCGCATGTCGATCCGGCGTGGGCGGTGACCGAGCTGCTCGTCGTCGCACCCGGGGACGAGAGCCCGGCGTGGGAGCGCCGGTTGGCGAAGGAGCTCGCGCTCGCCCTGGCCGAGAGCGTCAGTGGCCAGGCACGCGAGGTCGAGCTGACCGCGTCGCCCACGTGCCTCGAGGCCGACCGCCCCAGCCGGCGCCGAGCCGCCTCGACGCTCGACGCCGCAGGGTTCGCCGCCTGGCTGGGGACCGTGTGCGAGGACCGGCGGGTCATCGACCAGGATCTCGTGGACGCGATCCGCCACCACTGCGGCCTGCTCCCCGCCGCATCGCTCGTCGTCGCGACGGCGCGCACCAAGCCCCACGACCTCCAGGCGCTCGAGGAGACGGTGCGCGAGCGCTTCGGACGCGACCTGCCGGCCGACTACCTGACGTTTCTTCGGGAGGTCGGCGCGCTGCGAATCGAGGTCATCGAGGACGGAGACAGGTCCCCCCTGGGCCCGGTGCTCCTCCCGGCGAAGGCGGTGACGAACCACCTATACCGGGGAAGCTGGCTCACCGATCGGACCGACGGCGACTTCATGCCCTTCTTTCGCTTCGGCGACGACGAGTACTTCGCCTTCGACTTCGCGGACGCGGAGCCGAACATCGTGGTCGCGCTGTGCGACGGCGAGATCGAGCACCGGGCCGCGTCGTTCTCCGAGTGGCTCGCCGCCTGGCGCGAGGCGAGCCTCATCCCCGAGCTCGCTGCCAAGCGGAGCGCGCGATCGAGCCTCACCTCCGCGGCGGGGCTCGAGCGCTGGTGGACCCGAAACCGAGGTTGGGTTCGGCAGATGTACGACGGCCACGACCCCGGATAG
- a CDS encoding radical SAM protein — protein MRPAAYSQLRAHPLDGSLLLFRPSTGESLRIESRATRRLRAQAPRAVFVGLSNACNLRCEFCSRDASIRERWAANDMVALLSALAEAGTLEVAFGGGEPLAYAGFPELLARLAEETPLALHLTTNGTLIDDTTVRALAPHVTEARVSVYAETDWATAMRRLVDAGVRTSANLLVQGQMLAGLPSILDELAEVGVADVALLRRVGGAQLWGEEWLTLERCVRASPVPVKLSRCFADRMPTLPRLSTSSDCGAGREYLVIDPDARIRPCSFHDAGSSFSSPEELLATYRALPTAWRDPSTRSGCARAVPFQITSPPAGRTATVRAYQGYASNNSGDTVLVARFVEAKEAAEIVDALRGVDPEVHQHALRSFLLAEGCDLSGTHWDAELASVGRMLLATGYDPSDALGAVREVATRRGAEVLHSAVHSHDPPTLLIATQARGPVDAETELWVAGADDVQRHGGSVFATFASREFGPRSWSQQLEEPRAKLGDAPFAAELVVNLARERLVDGCKTLVDPSAVGWFHAWFEVEEHAATFSRSLDGDFARAGSVVLVRVPRFRKRLAVRAHDAGAVGCWLPDAPVRISASLYRRSDVLLPDQLEAALRSTGLDLSTVTFSAEHRLAVASLVSSDPLPTLRAMDQAIDTLKAMSFIEVFPETPLAHAMRRMKRDLTVLP, from the coding sequence GTGAGACCCGCCGCCTACTCTCAGCTCCGAGCCCATCCGCTGGACGGGTCTCTGCTCCTCTTTCGCCCCTCGACCGGCGAGTCGCTCCGGATCGAGTCGCGCGCGACGAGACGCTTGCGAGCACAGGCGCCGCGCGCCGTCTTCGTGGGACTCTCGAACGCCTGCAACCTGAGGTGCGAGTTCTGCTCACGGGACGCGTCGATCCGGGAGCGCTGGGCGGCGAACGACATGGTCGCCCTGCTCAGCGCCCTGGCCGAGGCGGGCACACTCGAGGTCGCGTTCGGCGGCGGCGAGCCGCTGGCCTACGCAGGCTTCCCGGAGCTGCTGGCGCGCCTCGCCGAGGAGACGCCCCTCGCGCTCCACTTGACCACGAACGGCACGCTCATCGACGACACGACGGTACGCGCTCTCGCTCCCCATGTGACCGAAGCACGCGTGTCGGTGTACGCGGAGACCGACTGGGCGACCGCCATGCGCCGGCTGGTCGACGCGGGTGTACGGACCTCCGCGAACTTGCTCGTCCAAGGTCAGATGCTCGCAGGGCTCCCGTCGATCCTCGACGAGCTCGCCGAAGTGGGGGTGGCTGACGTAGCGCTGCTGCGCCGAGTGGGAGGCGCGCAACTTTGGGGCGAGGAGTGGCTCACGCTCGAGCGGTGCGTCCGCGCGAGCCCGGTGCCGGTGAAGCTCTCGCGTTGCTTCGCCGACCGGATGCCGACGCTGCCACGGCTCTCGACGTCCTCCGACTGTGGCGCCGGCCGCGAATACCTCGTCATCGACCCCGACGCGCGCATCCGGCCCTGCTCGTTCCACGACGCCGGGTCGTCATTCTCGAGTCCGGAGGAGCTCCTCGCCACGTATCGCGCCCTCCCGACAGCGTGGCGCGACCCGTCGACCCGCTCGGGATGCGCGCGTGCGGTGCCATTCCAGATCACCTCGCCGCCCGCGGGGCGAACGGCCACGGTGCGCGCCTACCAGGGCTACGCGTCGAACAACAGCGGCGACACCGTCCTGGTCGCGCGCTTCGTCGAGGCCAAGGAGGCGGCCGAAATCGTCGACGCTCTGCGAGGCGTCGATCCGGAGGTGCACCAACACGCGCTTCGCAGCTTCCTGCTCGCGGAGGGGTGCGACCTCAGCGGTACCCACTGGGATGCGGAGCTCGCCTCGGTCGGAAGGATGCTCCTCGCCACGGGGTACGACCCCTCCGACGCGTTGGGCGCCGTCCGCGAGGTCGCGACGCGGCGCGGGGCCGAGGTGCTTCACTCGGCGGTCCACAGCCACGACCCGCCAACGCTGCTGATCGCGACGCAGGCTCGCGGCCCGGTCGACGCGGAGACCGAGCTCTGGGTCGCCGGAGCGGACGACGTCCAGCGCCACGGCGGTAGCGTATTCGCCACGTTCGCGTCGCGCGAGTTCGGGCCGAGGAGCTGGAGCCAGCAGCTCGAGGAGCCGCGTGCGAAGCTCGGAGATGCTCCTTTCGCGGCGGAGCTGGTGGTGAACCTCGCACGCGAACGGCTGGTCGATGGATGCAAGACGCTCGTCGACCCTTCGGCGGTGGGGTGGTTTCACGCCTGGTTCGAGGTCGAGGAACACGCCGCTACATTCTCACGCTCGCTCGACGGCGACTTCGCGCGCGCCGGAAGCGTCGTGCTCGTCCGCGTGCCTCGTTTCAGGAAGCGTCTGGCCGTTCGGGCGCACGATGCTGGCGCGGTCGGCTGTTGGCTGCCCGATGCCCCGGTTCGGATCAGTGCAAGCTTGTACCGCCGATCTGATGTGCTGCTCCCCGACCAGCTCGAAGCGGCCCTCCGTTCCACGGGTCTCGACCTCTCCACCGTCACCTTCTCAGCCGAGCACCGGTTGGCCGTGGCGAGCCTCGTCTCGAGTGATCCTCTGCCTACGCTGCGCGCGATGGACCAGGCCATCGACACACTGAAGGCGATGTCGTTCATCGAGGTCTTCCCCGAAACACCGCTCGCGCACGCGATGCGCCGTATGAAGCGCGACCTCACCGTGCTCCCCTGA